The proteins below come from a single Parageobacillus toebii NBRC 107807 genomic window:
- a CDS encoding DUF3986 family protein, translated as MKFDPNQHLHLGYYENNVDLEAVAYKIQNENKWVVFLDNEQDTTLVQKILDQYDYHEKYGYKIFTIDADDLSYEVGSKLLEEWLKTNNII; from the coding sequence GTGAAATTTGATCCCAATCAGCATCTTCATTTAGGATATTATGAAAACAATGTTGACTTAGAAGCAGTCGCATATAAAATTCAGAATGAAAATAAGTGGGTGGTTTTTTTAGATAATGAACAAGATACTACATTAGTTCAAAAAATATTAGATCAATATGATTACCATGAAAAATATGGTTACAAGATTTTTACTATTGATGCAGATGATTTATCTTATGAAGTCGGAAGCAAGCTATTGGAAGAATGGTTAAAAACAAATAACATAATATAA
- a CDS encoding Uma2 family endonuclease — METKSKWSEGAVKTPEFPNHNYTYEDYLKWDGQWELIDGVPYSMAPSPSFTHQYIIGELYAALRDYFQQQGCIVVMAPFDVIFASNLDDKSVKNVVQPDISVICDREKITEKGCVGAPDLIVEVLSPSTALKDRNEKYKLYQRFEVKEYWMVDPLHRTIEVYGWHNGVYEKREVFGEQDVLVSFLHPDLKICLKDVFQRL; from the coding sequence ATGGAAACAAAAAGCAAATGGAGTGAAGGCGCGGTGAAAACTCCAGAGTTTCCAAATCACAACTACACGTATGAAGATTATCTGAAATGGGACGGACAATGGGAATTGATTGACGGCGTGCCATATAGTATGGCTCCTTCTCCTTCGTTTACCCATCAATATATCATCGGTGAGCTTTATGCGGCGTTGCGGGATTATTTTCAACAACAAGGATGCATAGTGGTCATGGCACCGTTTGATGTCATATTCGCTTCAAATCTTGATGACAAATCTGTGAAAAATGTGGTGCAGCCCGATATTTCCGTTATTTGTGATCGAGAGAAAATCACAGAAAAGGGATGCGTAGGCGCACCTGACTTAATTGTAGAGGTGTTGTCTCCGAGTACGGCGTTAAAAGACCGAAATGAAAAATACAAATTATATCAACGGTTTGAAGTAAAAGAATACTGGATGGTTGACCCGCTGCATCGAACTATCGAGGTGTACGGATGGCATAACGGAGTATATGAAAAAAGGGAAGTATTTGGAGAACAAGATGTACTAGTTTCTTTTCTGCATCCAGACTTAAAGATTTGCCTAAAAGATGTGTTTCAACGGTTATAA
- a CDS encoding SEC-C metal-binding domain-containing protein, with translation MKVGRNDPCPCGSGKKYKKCCMKKDAVVEIRKVREERFFQLKNELSEEIYQFLERSLPFSEKLRAETVFDQKINSTQNGDMFGPLFRLWYLFFHRFDNGLRGVEWFYQEKKTGLKAEKARLLETWVSLVPRLIQIVDMDDNGITVEDAFTHERFHMPFCETMSKPIPWGGTFCLLEPFGEGYYVHGVAIIEGPRGVKRAYAKINELMSETRQSYEQIAMTCFLEIVNELMDPYDFRHREMTKIDEVTLHYEVDDGKKLVHSLEKQDVVIVDEQKGKITKLSFAGKQYIYEDNLASSPVYMREVLGFIEINKHHLKFVTFLPDAVESFIKVMEKAGSVARFIKKTVRKLDAPKNVEFRSYAMQLGESVPLYFGALANQTLDIYQSLHTPQEEWDGKTVMQMVEQGKKEEVERWLQEREYISFMNAERLECPVTVDFNTIRRKFGLPLSPFVTLGEKRQTRLLEKQRTDEMKQYEQYDMPLEWMDSFFGKDIAEFFIEKTRGKSEATVSKYRTGLSIIAQYLLQSRLSSWTSITKDHWQQCIVYHYLEMNGDASINQAKSFFSTVKALAKWIDARYGTNHDKTVRSIIQTVEEEIYDAIRLLDLYVPYTTRKYHYWLQEIERDVVENTLANYQVSGLFQITDVSAATMRCKHAESGKQYTISVTSFVRSYAKIGMIIRGNIVKTANSSRWKFIYVSRVFPKEAGQYLS, from the coding sequence ATGAAAGTAGGAAGAAACGATCCTTGCCCTTGTGGAAGCGGGAAAAAGTATAAAAAGTGTTGTATGAAAAAGGATGCTGTTGTAGAAATCCGAAAAGTGAGGGAGGAGCGCTTTTTTCAATTAAAAAATGAGTTATCGGAAGAAATTTACCAATTTTTAGAGCGGTCGTTGCCTTTTTCGGAAAAACTGCGCGCGGAAACAGTGTTCGATCAAAAAATAAACTCAACACAAAATGGTGATATGTTTGGACCTTTGTTTCGTCTTTGGTATTTATTTTTCCATCGATTTGACAACGGATTGCGCGGAGTCGAATGGTTTTATCAAGAGAAAAAAACTGGTTTAAAGGCGGAGAAAGCGCGATTGCTTGAAACATGGGTATCACTTGTCCCACGCCTTATTCAAATTGTAGATATGGATGACAATGGAATAACGGTGGAAGATGCGTTTACGCACGAACGGTTTCATATGCCGTTTTGTGAAACGATGAGTAAGCCTATTCCGTGGGGAGGAACGTTTTGTCTGCTTGAGCCATTCGGCGAAGGTTATTATGTTCATGGTGTGGCAATTATTGAAGGACCACGTGGAGTCAAGCGCGCATATGCAAAGATCAACGAATTGATGTCAGAAACGAGACAATCATATGAACAAATCGCGATGACCTGCTTTTTAGAAATTGTGAATGAATTAATGGATCCGTATGATTTTCGGCATCGCGAAATGACAAAAATTGATGAAGTGACATTGCATTATGAAGTGGATGATGGAAAAAAGCTGGTTCATTCTTTAGAAAAACAAGACGTCGTTATCGTGGATGAACAGAAAGGAAAAATAACAAAGTTAAGTTTTGCCGGCAAACAGTATATATATGAGGACAATCTAGCTTCAAGTCCGGTGTATATGCGCGAAGTGTTAGGATTTATAGAAATCAATAAACACCACCTAAAGTTTGTGACTTTTTTGCCAGATGCGGTGGAATCGTTTATAAAAGTGATGGAGAAAGCGGGATCTGTTGCCCGTTTTATCAAAAAAACGGTACGCAAATTGGACGCGCCGAAAAACGTCGAATTTCGCTCTTATGCGATGCAGTTAGGAGAAAGTGTACCGCTTTATTTTGGCGCACTGGCGAATCAGACGCTAGATATTTATCAGTCATTGCACACTCCGCAAGAGGAATGGGACGGGAAAACCGTGATGCAAATGGTGGAACAAGGGAAAAAAGAAGAAGTCGAGCGATGGCTGCAAGAACGCGAGTATATTAGTTTTATGAACGCCGAGCGGCTGGAATGTCCGGTTACGGTTGATTTTAATACGATTCGCCGGAAGTTTGGTCTTCCTTTATCTCCATTTGTCACGTTAGGGGAAAAACGACAAACGCGATTGCTGGAGAAGCAGCGAACAGACGAAATGAAACAATACGAGCAATATGACATGCCGCTTGAATGGATGGATTCTTTCTTTGGAAAGGATATAGCGGAGTTTTTTATCGAAAAAACGAGAGGAAAATCAGAAGCAACGGTATCGAAATATCGGACAGGGCTATCCATTATCGCCCAATATTTGTTACAGTCTCGTCTTTCGTCTTGGACAAGCATCACAAAAGACCATTGGCAGCAATGCATCGTTTATCATTATTTAGAAATGAACGGTGATGCGAGCATCAATCAAGCGAAGTCGTTTTTCAGCACGGTAAAAGCGTTGGCAAAGTGGATTGACGCGCGATATGGAACGAATCATGATAAAACGGTTCGATCCATCATCCAGACGGTGGAAGAAGAGATATATGACGCGATTCGTTTGCTTGATTTATATGTTCCGTATACAACGAGAAAATACCATTATTGGTTACAGGAAATAGAAAGAGATGTAGTTGAAAACACACTAGCGAACTATCAAGTAAGCGGTCTGTTTCAAATTACCGATGTTTCCGCTGCGACGATGAGATGTAAACATGCAGAAAGCGGAAAGCAATATACGATATCCGTCACTTCATTTGTTCGTTCTTATGCGAAAATAGGGATGATCATTCGCGGAAACATTGTCAAAACGGCAAACTCTAGCCGTTGGAAATTCATCTATGTGTCACGGGTGTTCCCAAAAGAGGCGGGGCAGTATTTGAGTTGA
- a CDS encoding acetamidase/formamidase family protein: protein MEAKQTVFVNEFTNGILDPNGDMLGPVQDGGYIVANTAPGCWGPMITPCIRGGHEVTKPVFVEGAEVGDAIAIKIKSIRVTSIATSSGNDKPMEGRFVGDPFVAVKCPECGTMYPETKIEGIGQEAIRCANCGADVTPFVFTNGYTMAFDSNKKVGITLHKEAAEHIAQQGRYYMATPDNSVQNPIVTFAPHDLVGTVARLRPFLGQLGTTPARPFPDSHNAGDFGQFLVDAPHEYGITKEQLEDRTDGHMDINRVREGAVLICPVKVPGGGVYLGDMHAMQGDGEIAGHTTDVAGIVTLQVKVIKGLTIEGPILLPVEEDLPYLAKPITKKEKEIALDLAEQWGVKKLEESLPISFIGTGANLNEATENGLQRAANVLGISVPEVMNRATITGAIEIGRHPGVVTVTFLCPVRYLDNIGLTTLIRDQYRDSLE from the coding sequence ATGGAAGCAAAACAAACCGTATTTGTCAACGAGTTCACGAACGGAATTTTAGATCCTAACGGTGACATGCTAGGTCCTGTGCAAGATGGTGGATATATTGTGGCTAATACGGCTCCTGGCTGTTGGGGACCGATGATCACCCCTTGTATTCGCGGCGGCCACGAAGTCACGAAACCTGTTTTCGTAGAAGGCGCAGAAGTGGGAGACGCGATCGCGATCAAAATTAAATCGATCCGAGTCACTTCCATTGCTACGTCCTCCGGAAATGATAAGCCGATGGAAGGAAGATTTGTAGGAGACCCATTTGTCGCCGTGAAATGTCCTGAATGCGGAACGATGTATCCAGAGACAAAAATAGAAGGAATAGGCCAAGAAGCAATTCGTTGCGCCAATTGCGGCGCGGACGTCACTCCTTTTGTGTTTACGAACGGCTATACGATGGCGTTTGATTCCAATAAAAAAGTCGGCATCACGCTGCATAAAGAAGCGGCAGAACATATCGCCCAACAAGGGCGCTATTACATGGCGACCCCTGACAACTCGGTGCAAAACCCGATCGTCACTTTTGCACCTCACGATTTAGTAGGAACAGTCGCTAGACTTCGACCTTTCCTTGGACAACTTGGCACAACGCCGGCACGCCCATTTCCAGACTCGCACAACGCGGGGGACTTCGGGCAGTTTCTCGTTGATGCCCCACATGAATACGGGATCACCAAAGAGCAGCTCGAAGACCGCACAGACGGACATATGGATATTAATCGCGTGCGGGAAGGTGCCGTCTTAATCTGCCCTGTGAAAGTGCCGGGCGGCGGCGTTTATCTCGGTGACATGCACGCCATGCAAGGAGATGGGGAAATCGCGGGACATACAACAGATGTAGCTGGTATCGTCACGCTTCAAGTAAAAGTGATTAAAGGTTTAACGATTGAAGGTCCGATCCTTCTCCCTGTCGAAGAAGACCTTCCATATCTAGCAAAGCCAATAACGAAAAAAGAAAAAGAAATTGCGCTTGACCTTGCAGAGCAATGGGGCGTGAAAAAGCTAGAAGAATCCCTTCCGATTTCCTTTATCGGAACAGGCGCAAACTTGAATGAAGCAACGGAAAACGGATTACAAAGAGCGGCGAATGTGTTAGGCATTTCCGTCCCTGAAGTGATGAACCGCGCAACGATCACCGGCGCGATCGAAATCGGCAGACACCCAGGAGTCGTCACCGTCACATTCCTATGTCCTGTCCGTTATTTAGACAATATTGGCCTTACGACATTAATCCGAGATCAATATCGCGATAGTTTGGAATAA
- a CDS encoding NADPH:quinone oxidoreductase family protein, whose product MSEFKALVVNKTETDFTVNVQTVSMDDLPKGDVLIKVQYSSVNYKDGLASIPDGKIVKTYPFIPGIDLAGIVVSSDDPRFKEGDEVIATGYEIGVTHYGGYSEYARIPGDWLVPLPKGLTLKEAMALGTAGFTAALSIHRLEENGLSPEKGKVLVTGATGGVGSLAVSMLAKRGYEVVASTGKETEHEYLRELGAKEILSREDVCAEKIRPLDKQQWAAAVDPVGGRTLATVLSRIQYNGAVAVSGLTGGTDVPTTVFPFILRGVSLLGIDSVYCPMELRKQIWERMASDLKPDKLLESIAQEVTLEQLPEALSNILKGKLRGRTVVKLS is encoded by the coding sequence GTGAGCGAATTCAAAGCGTTAGTAGTAAATAAAACCGAAACAGATTTTACCGTCAATGTACAAACTGTTTCCATGGATGACCTTCCAAAAGGGGATGTCTTGATCAAGGTCCAATATTCCAGCGTCAATTATAAAGACGGATTGGCGTCCATTCCTGATGGAAAAATTGTAAAAACATATCCGTTTATCCCGGGGATTGATTTAGCTGGTATTGTTGTTTCTTCGGATGATCCGCGTTTTAAAGAAGGAGACGAAGTCATCGCAACTGGCTATGAAATTGGTGTGACGCATTACGGAGGGTACAGTGAATACGCCCGTATTCCTGGAGATTGGCTCGTCCCGCTTCCAAAAGGATTGACATTAAAAGAGGCAATGGCTTTAGGAACAGCTGGCTTTACGGCGGCACTATCGATTCACCGCTTGGAGGAAAACGGCCTGTCCCCGGAAAAAGGGAAAGTGCTTGTCACTGGGGCAACCGGCGGTGTCGGCAGTTTGGCGGTTTCGATGCTGGCAAAACGGGGCTATGAAGTGGTCGCAAGCACTGGTAAAGAAACAGAGCATGAATATTTGCGCGAGCTTGGCGCGAAAGAAATTCTTTCCCGAGAAGATGTATGTGCCGAGAAGATCCGCCCGTTAGATAAACAACAATGGGCAGCGGCGGTGGACCCTGTCGGCGGGAGAACACTTGCGACTGTTTTAAGCCGCATCCAATATAATGGCGCCGTGGCAGTCAGCGGGCTGACAGGCGGCACGGACGTTCCAACAACCGTTTTTCCATTTATTCTTCGCGGTGTAAGTTTATTAGGCATTGATTCTGTCTATTGCCCAATGGAGTTAAGAAAACAAATTTGGGAACGAATGGCCAGCGATTTAAAACCTGATAAACTATTAGAATCGATTGCACAGGAAGTTACTCTCGAACAGCTTCCTGAGGCGTTATCGAATATTTTAAAAGGCAAACTGCGCGGAAGAACAGTGGTAAAATTGTCATAA
- a CDS encoding efflux RND transporter permease subunit — protein sequence MQWIKKGIQQPAVTLLLFIALSLAGVFSYFEMDKQEDPEFLVNGVAILTTYPGAGSEKVEQLVTNVLEKEIKTVSEVQNIESFSLPNVSTLFVTFKEGNNLEKAQQKVKEQVDQAKRLLPEDATEPEIKTDLSEMAFMVVHLSQDGQINQGELNEKANDLQKRFDQVTGVKRTEILGLADKRIEINIDVPKLKSLGLSWMQVMQVLQKNDVQIPEGTLKGNEKKNVLTIGGLGNPDQIANLPIFQDPQSGRQLYVKDFAKVEWGYEKENTKILTGEKQSVALIVYVDYHVDARKVGEELRKAYQSWQKELPKQYTGKVVFDQSESVNKKFNELYRELGVGILVVIVICLLGLAVRSAFITSLSVPVTVCISLFFLNLWGVSLHQISIASIILVLGILVDDSIVSNENIERHLTENGNSIGNIIKAVYEVTPSIIVATLTIVVGFAPLYFLEGDTGRFIHSIPQVIIVTLLVSLLVSLFFIPALRARFGLKGQAKESKWLLRGWSVLQSKYEQLATKTLKRAPLWIAIFFGVSTALLALLPLLQVQFFPKADGRSQLVVDIRLPQGSNLEQTESIVKKVREIVKRDKAIDFDIAYLGQLMPRIYYNEKPMDRGESVAQMMLHLNETGVKETEKVVDRLNEQLKGKFPKDTHVLVRQFEQGPPIEAPIQIRIKGENLVQLQKISEDVKRELDGITHITQTQSSLGRKTSEVSVTPDKEKSLKYGILPQDIALNHRFALEGIEVGKVFVENESFPVLLKANQSPKNIEELGDFSVSTVFPNGQSQYALLNQIAKISTVQTVPQITHYNGERQALVTAYVDHNQMVPQVTEKAKERLKALEKKWPSGYQWTMEGQEKQRTQAFESMYKFYVLSILLIFVLVFIQFRSFWKLIVIMTAIYMAMSGAILSLYLTNQPLGFMALLGMIGLGGVVVRNGIMLVEFADSALDQGQALKDALIQAGRLRLRPILLTSLSAVGGLTPLAIIGGNLFRPLAITIIGGLLYSTALTLFAVPALYYVIAQKKEKRKMSKSE from the coding sequence ATGCAATGGATAAAGAAAGGGATACAACAACCGGCTGTTACACTCCTTTTGTTTATCGCTCTGAGTCTTGCCGGGGTCTTTTCTTATTTTGAAATGGATAAACAGGAAGATCCTGAGTTTTTGGTGAATGGTGTAGCCATTCTGACTACTTATCCCGGAGCGGGAAGCGAAAAGGTAGAGCAATTAGTTACAAATGTGTTGGAGAAGGAAATCAAGACGGTTTCTGAAGTACAAAACATAGAGTCTTTTTCGCTTCCGAATGTATCCACTTTGTTTGTGACCTTTAAAGAAGGAAATAATCTGGAAAAAGCGCAACAAAAAGTAAAGGAACAGGTGGACCAGGCGAAAAGGCTTTTACCTGAAGATGCAACGGAACCGGAAATCAAGACGGATCTGTCTGAGATGGCTTTTATGGTTGTACATCTTTCTCAGGATGGCCAAATAAATCAGGGGGAATTGAACGAGAAAGCGAATGATCTGCAGAAACGCTTTGATCAAGTAACAGGAGTCAAGCGTACAGAAATATTGGGATTAGCGGATAAGCGGATCGAAATCAATATCGATGTTCCTAAGCTGAAAAGCTTGGGACTTTCTTGGATGCAAGTGATGCAGGTTTTACAAAAAAATGATGTTCAAATTCCAGAAGGCACTTTAAAAGGGAATGAAAAAAAGAATGTCCTGACCATCGGAGGGCTTGGTAACCCGGATCAGATCGCAAATCTTCCAATATTTCAAGATCCCCAGTCAGGCAGGCAATTGTATGTCAAGGACTTTGCCAAAGTTGAATGGGGATATGAAAAGGAAAACACGAAAATTTTAACGGGTGAAAAGCAAAGCGTAGCGTTAATTGTCTATGTAGACTATCATGTAGATGCCAGAAAAGTAGGAGAAGAATTAAGAAAAGCTTATCAATCCTGGCAGAAAGAATTACCGAAACAATATACAGGAAAGGTTGTTTTTGATCAAAGTGAAAGTGTCAATAAAAAGTTTAATGAGCTGTATCGTGAATTAGGCGTCGGTATATTGGTTGTGATAGTGATCTGTCTGTTAGGATTAGCCGTCCGTTCCGCGTTCATTACCAGTCTTAGCGTGCCGGTTACTGTGTGTATTTCATTATTTTTCTTAAATTTATGGGGAGTGAGTCTACATCAGATTTCCATTGCTTCGATCATCCTAGTTTTAGGTATTTTGGTGGACGATTCGATTGTCTCTAATGAGAATATTGAGAGGCATTTAACCGAAAATGGGAATAGCATTGGGAATATTATTAAAGCAGTATATGAAGTAACGCCTTCAATTATTGTGGCAACATTGACGATTGTTGTCGGATTTGCTCCCCTTTATTTCTTAGAAGGGGATACGGGGCGTTTTATCCATTCGATCCCGCAAGTAATCATTGTGACTTTGCTTGTTTCACTACTTGTCTCACTGTTCTTTATTCCAGCATTGCGGGCAAGATTCGGATTAAAAGGACAAGCAAAAGAGAGTAAGTGGCTACTGAGAGGATGGTCTGTTCTACAGTCTAAATATGAGCAGTTAGCGACGAAAACATTAAAAAGAGCTCCATTATGGATTGCTATCTTTTTTGGGGTAAGTACCGCCTTATTGGCTTTGCTGCCATTATTACAAGTACAGTTTTTCCCTAAGGCGGATGGACGATCCCAGTTAGTGGTCGATATTCGTTTACCACAAGGATCGAATCTCGAGCAGACAGAGAGCATAGTGAAAAAAGTAAGAGAAATAGTCAAGCGTGATAAAGCGATCGATTTTGATATCGCCTACTTGGGACAATTGATGCCGAGAATTTACTATAATGAGAAGCCTATGGATCGTGGGGAATCTGTAGCACAGATGATGCTACATCTCAATGAGACTGGAGTTAAGGAAACGGAAAAGGTTGTTGATCGACTGAATGAGCAGTTAAAAGGAAAATTTCCAAAAGATACGCATGTGTTAGTACGGCAGTTTGAGCAAGGACCACCCATTGAAGCACCTATCCAAATTCGGATTAAAGGAGAAAATTTGGTTCAACTACAAAAAATTTCGGAAGATGTCAAAAGAGAGTTGGATGGGATCACCCATATTACCCAGACCCAGTCATCGCTTGGAAGAAAAACTTCCGAAGTATCTGTCACTCCTGATAAGGAAAAGAGCCTGAAATATGGAATCCTTCCACAAGATATCGCTTTAAACCATCGATTTGCCCTAGAGGGGATCGAAGTTGGTAAAGTATTTGTAGAAAACGAATCTTTTCCTGTTTTATTGAAGGCAAACCAATCACCAAAAAATATAGAAGAATTGGGAGACTTTTCGGTTTCCACCGTTTTCCCTAACGGTCAAAGTCAATATGCGCTTCTCAATCAGATTGCTAAAATATCAACTGTTCAAACTGTCCCACAGATCACTCATTATAACGGAGAGCGACAGGCCTTAGTGACAGCTTATGTGGATCATAATCAAATGGTTCCCCAAGTGACTGAAAAAGCGAAGGAGCGTCTGAAAGCCTTGGAGAAAAAATGGCCGAGTGGATATCAATGGACAATGGAAGGACAAGAAAAACAGCGTACACAGGCATTTGAATCGATGTACAAGTTCTATGTGTTATCCATACTATTGATTTTTGTATTAGTGTTTATCCAATTCCGTTCATTCTGGAAGCTAATTGTAATTATGACAGCGATTTATATGGCGATGAGCGGAGCCATTTTATCCCTCTATCTTACCAATCAACCATTAGGATTTATGGCGTTACTAGGCATGATTGGATTAGGAGGCGTTGTTGTGCGAAATGGAATTATGCTTGTGGAATTCGCTGATAGTGCATTGGATCAAGGGCAAGCGTTGAAAGATGCTTTGATCCAGGCCGGAAGGTTGCGTTTGCGTCCGATTTTATTGACGTCCTTATCCGCAGTGGGTGGATTAACGCCTTTGGCCATAATAGGTGGAAATTTATTTCGCCCCTTAGCTATTACGATTATAGGAGGGTTACTGTATAGTACGGCTTTAACTCTATTTGCAGTGCCAGCTCTTTATTATGTGATAGCTCAGAAAAAGGAAAAAAGAAAAATGTCTAAAAGTGAGTAG
- a CDS encoding ABC transporter permease yields the protein MSSILIAKLRLFLRKPWIFLAMTAICVLMAFIIGTANQTKVKVPVYSHLSKKETNEIFRFLQHSDLFDFELMDQNEVRKLVSEGKVEAGVELEKNDFRLIISSETANVNFIRQYIQKVYVDHIQTKAISEHVSTHSNTHAEEVKKILNEAKKHPLFTFEKKSFHGEQPIMIDNQLQSIFGFSLFFVIYTVSFNVLQILVEKRERIWDRMILSPLKKWEIYTSNLLYSFVVGYIQVALIFSIFHFGIGVDFHGKFAEILLLLVPYVFALVALSIFLTGLVNNEQQFRAIISIVSVSMAMIGGAYWPLEIVSSKILLTLSKFVPVTYGMELLKGAAVYGNSIGDLLYPISILFFMGVVLMGLGINLVERRNA from the coding sequence ATGAGTAGCATTTTAATAGCGAAACTTCGCCTGTTTCTTCGAAAACCATGGATTTTTCTTGCCATGACCGCTATTTGCGTTTTAATGGCCTTTATCATAGGCACAGCAAATCAAACGAAAGTAAAAGTTCCAGTCTATAGCCATCTTTCTAAAAAGGAAACGAACGAAATATTTCGTTTTCTCCAACATTCTGATTTGTTTGACTTTGAACTGATGGATCAAAATGAAGTTCGCAAGCTTGTAAGCGAAGGAAAAGTCGAAGCGGGAGTAGAGTTAGAAAAAAATGATTTTCGTTTAATCATTTCATCAGAGACGGCAAATGTAAACTTTATTCGTCAATATATTCAAAAAGTATACGTAGATCATATACAAACGAAAGCCATCAGCGAACATGTCTCTACACATTCGAACACGCATGCGGAAGAAGTCAAAAAGATACTAAACGAAGCAAAAAAACATCCCCTTTTTACTTTCGAAAAGAAAAGTTTTCACGGAGAACAACCGATTATGATTGATAATCAATTACAGTCAATATTTGGATTTTCCTTGTTTTTTGTCATTTACACGGTTTCTTTTAACGTTCTCCAAATCCTCGTCGAAAAAAGGGAACGAATATGGGACCGCATGATTCTTTCGCCATTAAAAAAATGGGAAATATATACAAGTAATTTATTATATAGTTTTGTAGTCGGCTATATTCAAGTGGCGCTTATATTCTCTATCTTTCATTTTGGAATCGGTGTCGATTTTCATGGAAAATTCGCAGAGATACTTTTGTTATTAGTTCCTTATGTTTTCGCGCTTGTTGCGTTATCTATTTTTCTAACAGGACTTGTGAACAACGAGCAACAGTTTAGAGCGATTATTTCGATTGTATCAGTTAGCATGGCGATGATCGGCGGAGCATACTGGCCTTTGGAAATCGTCTCCTCTAAAATTTTATTGACTCTCTCTAAATTCGTACCTGTTACTTACGGCATGGAACTTTTAAAAGGAGCAGCGGTTTATGGAAATTCCATCGGCGATTTATTATATCCAATCAGCATTTTATTTTTTATGGGAGTCGTATTGATGGGGCTTGGCATTAATTTGGTAGAAAGAAGAAATGCGTAA
- a CDS encoding ABC transporter permease has translation MIGQFIKKQLLLFIRNRHELLVLLGMPFLLITILGLALGNIMKNDAPTIRAKIALIERGNEQADLQKFVHDLENLGIPPEQKQMMTNAAKQMLPVAALKNDVLGSKELKPYITLVTAKPSELEKIRKDKSYTAIIEIPRQFTYSVLQSVFLGKKQQPTLSFYTNEQKEISWKLVEDIIATFQERYSTFSALGQSGLLDGSFSMPAVHIQGKVETVTKREPINAITYYMVGMSVMFVLYIASNIGSYAFYEKQLHVFNRILLANVSKWSYMIGIFISSVLLAFLQLSLLYGVTSIIYHIKWPHITAFFAVTLALCFAVGGLSVLLTSLNYRLNSEHMSNFFASIVVTIFSLLGGSFFPSNQLSGWIQTLGNLTPNGSSMTAYLKILQGYDLAEVTGSILYLCLFSMAMVIAAIFIFPKKGELS, from the coding sequence ATGATTGGACAATTTATAAAGAAGCAGCTCCTATTGTTTATTCGAAACCGGCATGAATTGCTTGTTCTTCTTGGAATGCCGTTTCTTTTAATTACGATATTAGGCTTAGCGCTCGGAAACATTATGAAGAATGACGCTCCTACCATTCGTGCAAAAATCGCTCTCATTGAAAGAGGAAACGAACAAGCAGATTTACAAAAATTTGTTCATGATTTAGAAAATCTAGGCATACCACCGGAACAGAAGCAAATGATGACGAACGCAGCAAAACAAATGCTTCCCGTTGCTGCTTTAAAAAACGATGTATTGGGTTCCAAAGAATTAAAACCATATATCACGCTAGTGACGGCAAAGCCATCTGAACTCGAAAAAATTAGGAAAGATAAAAGCTACACAGCGATTATCGAAATTCCTCGACAATTTACGTATTCGGTTCTACAAAGCGTCTTTCTAGGAAAAAAGCAACAACCAACGCTCTCCTTCTATACAAATGAGCAAAAGGAAATCTCATGGAAATTAGTAGAAGATATCATAGCCACATTTCAAGAGCGCTACTCCACTTTTTCTGCTCTCGGACAATCAGGCTTGCTAGACGGTTCATTTAGCATGCCCGCCGTCCATATCCAAGGTAAAGTCGAAACGGTCACAAAGAGAGAACCCATTAATGCCATTACTTATTATATGGTGGGAATGAGTGTCATGTTTGTCTTATATATTGCATCAAATATCGGTTCTTATGCGTTTTACGAAAAACAACTTCATGTTTTTAACCGAATATTGCTTGCCAATGTATCGAAATGGTCTTACATGATAGGGATTTTTATCTCCTCTGTACTTCTTGCATTTTTACAGCTAAGTTTGCTGTATGGGGTCACTTCGATCATCTATCACATTAAATGGCCACATATTACTGCCTTCTTTGCAGTCACTCTTGCCCTATGTTTTGCTGTTGGAGGATTATCCGTTTTGTTAACATCCTTAAATTACCGATTGAATTCAGAACATATGTCCAACTTTTTTGCAAGCATTGTTGTTACCATTTTTTCACTTCTTGGAGGAAGCTTCTTTCCTTCTAACCAACTATCAGGCTGGATTCAAACACTTGGAAATCTTACCCCTAACGGCTCAAGCATGACGGCATATTTAAAAATACTACAGGGGTATGATTTGGCGGAAGTTACGGGTTCGATTTTGTATTTATGCTTATTTAGCATGGCGATGGTAATAGCAGCCATATTTATATTCCCAAAAAAGGGGGAATTATCATGA